ATATCCGGTCTGAATTCTTTCATCCCTTCATGTAACTGCCGTACCAATTTTCGCCCCTTCATTATTGACTCTGTAAGTGAAGCCGGATCAAGGCTGTTTACTGTTACATGTCCGGCATTAAAAGCCATATGTGCCGGTCCGACTAATTTATCATTGAAATGGTGATCGTTGACCATGTCATATTTTTCTGATGCCACAATAGGATGAATAGGACTGTCTTTTCTGTTGTTATGTACCGATCCTGTTAATGAATAATGATATTGGTCAATGTTGGATACCGTAAAGCAAAGGGTACCCTGCTGTACGGCTCCACTATTATCTCCCAAATCGAAACCGGCACCGGCCCATGCCGCCAGATCCCCGTCTCCCGTACAATCAATGAAAATTTTAGCTTTGTATGCGGTAAGCCCTGATTTATTGGCTACAATAATGGCATCTACCGTGTTTTTATCTTTCATTTCCACTCCTGCCATGGTGGTGAATAGTAAAACATTAACACCTTGTCCCGTAACCAGGTCATCATAGACAACTTTGAGGTATTCCGCATTAATTGGTACCCAGTCATTACCCTTGAAATGAGGAACCCCTTTCTTGGATTCAAGAAATACCTTTTCGGCGATTCCTTTGTATATGATTTTTTCTCCGTCGGTAAAAGGACACCATGCGTTCAACAGTCCGGATGTTCCCATTCCGCCAAGAGCGCCGGTACTTTCTATCAGCAGGGTACGTGCCCCTTCACGTGCAGCAGCCGTTGCAGCCGCGCATCCGGTTGGTCCTCCTCCCACAACAATAACATCCCATTGGTCATTTACGGATATTTTTGTCTTTTTCAGGGACAATGATCGATCTTTTTCTACCAATGTGTTTGCTGCTAATCCGCTACCGGTTGCTGCAGCCATGGCGATCAACCCTGTTTTCTTTAGGAATTCTCTTCTATTGTTCATGGTTATTTAATAAATAATAATGTGGTTTATTTTTTATATTGATCGTATTTTCCGGTCATCACATCCTTAACGGCTTCCAGGTAACCGAATCCATATTTCATGTCGGGTAAGAGATATCCTCCTTCAACCCATTCATTCCATGAAAAGACGGTAATCAGTTTAGGTTGGTCGGGATGGTTATCACAATATTCTTTTGCTTTTTGTAAAA
The Bacteroidales bacterium DNA segment above includes these coding regions:
- a CDS encoding FAD-dependent oxidoreductase — its product is MNNRREFLKKTGLIAMAAATGSGLAANTLVEKDRSLSLKKTKISVNDQWDVIVVGGGPTGCAAATAAAREGARTLLIESTGALGGMGTSGLLNAWCPFTDGEKIIYKGIAEKVFLESKKGVPHFKGNDWVPINAEYLKVVYDDLVTGQGVNVLLFTTMAGVEMKDKNTVDAIIVANKSGLTAYKAKIFIDCTGDGDLAAWAGAGFDLGDNSGAVQQGTLCFTVSNIDQYHYSLTGSVHNNRKDSPIHPIVASEKYDMVNDHHFNDKLVGPAHMAFNAGHVTVNSLDPASLTESIMKGRKLVRQLHEGMKEFRPDIFAASYLAGTGALLGIRESRRVKCDYTFTLEDWQARRDFDDSIGRNAYYIDVHKKDATHYPRYKKGESHGIPYRSLTPINLQNILVAGRCMSTDHYAHGSLRVMPPCLVTGEAAGMAAMHAIQQSKNDVHKIDIQHLRKRLKEEGQLI